In Croceicoccus sp. Ery15, a genomic segment contains:
- a CDS encoding NUDIX domain-containing protein — protein sequence MPNIPLTGLMPPAMHRAALKLGERARRIWWRLRKPDLRGCALVPVNAQGAVLMVRHSYRAQDEWQLVTGGVDRGETHEQAAHRELAEEVGLTAQVLTPVLREPVPMHGALNDVIVFIAKVDGEPQIDMREIAEARFFAPDALPAPMSHWARRYVAAALDHAGQSRSS from the coding sequence ATGCCGAACATTCCGCTGACTGGACTGATGCCGCCCGCCATGCATCGCGCGGCGCTCAAACTGGGTGAGCGGGCGCGGCGCATCTGGTGGCGGCTGCGCAAGCCCGATCTGCGCGGCTGCGCGCTGGTGCCCGTGAACGCGCAAGGGGCCGTGCTGATGGTGCGCCATTCCTATCGCGCGCAGGATGAATGGCAATTGGTGACGGGCGGTGTGGACAGGGGCGAAACCCACGAACAGGCCGCGCATCGCGAACTGGCCGAGGAAGTGGGCCTGACCGCACAGGTACTGACGCCCGTATTGCGCGAACCGGTGCCGATGCACGGGGCGCTGAACGACGTGATCGTCTTTATCGCCAAGGTCGACGGCGAACCGCAGATCGACATGCGCGAGATTGCCGAGGCACGCTTTTTCGCGCCCGACGCGCTGCCCGCCCCGATGTCGCACTGGGCCCGCCGCTATGTCGCGGCGGCTCTGGACCATGCGGGTCAGAGCAGGTCGAGCTGA
- a CDS encoding 6-phosphogluconolactonase, with the protein MLTEIDYEKGWSDADIAAWLADRLKQALAEREGTVAITVPGGSTPFPIFAELAKHDLAWDRLEIWPGDDRCVPADHEASNYGRLAAALAETGATVVELTEDKHPPHFALAWLGMGLDGHVASLFPNTDPQVDDPAQVRRLTPDPLPPEAPFDRVTLTLSKLLASETLMFVVRGADKLALFEAAARGENDLPVARLLGAARMRIACFS; encoded by the coding sequence GTGCTGACCGAAATCGATTATGAAAAGGGCTGGAGCGATGCCGATATCGCCGCATGGCTGGCGGACCGGCTGAAACAGGCTTTGGCCGAGCGGGAGGGCACCGTCGCCATCACCGTGCCGGGCGGATCGACGCCCTTTCCCATATTTGCGGAACTGGCAAAGCACGATCTGGCGTGGGACCGGCTGGAAATCTGGCCGGGCGACGACCGCTGCGTCCCCGCCGATCACGAGGCAAGCAATTACGGACGACTGGCCGCCGCGCTGGCCGAAACGGGCGCGACAGTGGTCGAACTGACCGAAGACAAGCACCCGCCCCATTTCGCGCTGGCATGGCTGGGCATGGGGCTCGACGGGCATGTCGCCTCGCTGTTTCCCAATACCGACCCGCAGGTGGACGATCCGGCGCAGGTCAGGCGCCTCACCCCCGATCCGCTACCGCCCGAAGCGCCGTTCGACCGCGTGACGCTGACCCTGTCGAAATTGCTGGCATCCGAAACGCTGATGTTCGTGGTGCGCGGCGCGGACAAGCTGGCGCTGTTCGAGGCTGCCGCGCGGGGCGAAAACGATTTGCCCGTCGCCCGCCTTCTGGGCGCGGCGCGGATGCGGATCGCCTGTTTCTCGTAA
- the dinB gene encoding DNA polymerase IV, producing MTQAGDHDSATDGGGEAAGLRKIIHVDMDAFFASVEQRDNPALRGKPVAVGGASGRGVVAAASYEARRFGVRSAMPSVTAKRLCPDLVFCKSRFDVYREVSGQIRAIFRDYTDLVEPLSLDEAYLDVTEDRHNLGSATRIAQAIRRRIREDTRLTASAGVSYNKFLAKLASDQNKPDGLCVIRPGEGAAFVAGLPVSRFHGVGPKGAEKMKRLGIATGADLAERDLPFLRAHFGSFADYLYRAARGVDLREVRAHRIRKSLGGERTFHEDLSAPDALREAMDNIVDIVWDRIEKGEVRGRTVTLKLKYNDFQIASRARSIPHFVSGKTEFAAIGHALLAEMMPLPRPIRLMGLTLSKLEGVEEAKTRGQDRQLDLL from the coding sequence GTGACTCAGGCAGGCGATCATGACAGCGCAACTGACGGCGGGGGTGAGGCGGCAGGGCTGCGCAAGATCATCCATGTCGACATGGATGCATTCTTTGCCAGCGTCGAACAGCGCGACAATCCGGCCTTGCGCGGCAAACCGGTCGCCGTGGGCGGTGCATCAGGGCGTGGCGTTGTCGCGGCGGCAAGTTACGAGGCGCGCCGGTTCGGCGTGCGGTCCGCGATGCCGTCGGTCACTGCCAAGCGGCTGTGCCCCGATCTGGTGTTCTGCAAATCGCGCTTTGACGTCTATCGCGAGGTCAGCGGCCAGATCCGCGCCATATTCCGCGATTATACCGATCTGGTCGAGCCGCTGTCGTTGGACGAGGCATATCTCGATGTGACCGAGGACCGGCATAATCTCGGCTCTGCCACGCGCATCGCGCAAGCCATCCGCCGCCGCATCCGCGAGGATACGCGTCTGACGGCAAGTGCGGGGGTCAGCTATAACAAGTTTCTTGCCAAGCTGGCGTCGGACCAGAACAAGCCCGACGGACTTTGCGTGATCCGCCCGGGCGAGGGGGCGGCATTCGTCGCGGGATTGCCGGTATCGCGCTTTCACGGCGTCGGCCCCAAGGGCGCGGAAAAAATGAAGCGTCTGGGCATCGCCACCGGTGCCGATCTGGCGGAGCGCGACCTGCCGTTCCTGCGCGCCCATTTCGGCAGTTTCGCAGATTACCTCTATCGCGCGGCGCGGGGTGTGGACCTGCGCGAGGTGCGCGCGCATCGCATCCGCAAATCGCTGGGCGGCGAACGCACGTTTCACGAGGATCTGTCCGCCCCCGATGCGCTGCGCGAGGCGATGGACAATATCGTCGATATCGTCTGGGACCGGATCGAAAAGGGCGAGGTGCGCGGGCGGACCGTGACGCTGAAGCTGAAATACAACGATTTCCAGATCGCCAGCCGCGCGCGGTCGATCCCCCATTTCGTCAGCGGCAAGACGGAGTTCGCGGCAATAGGCCACGCCCTTCTGGCCGAGATGATGCCCCTGCCGCGACCGATCCGTCTGATGGGGCTGACGCTATCGAAGCTGGAAGGGGTGGAGGAAGCGAAGACGCGCGGGCAGGACCGTCAGCTCGACCTGCTCTGA
- a CDS encoding multidrug effflux MFS transporter — protein sequence MLKLPTPPRELGRAEFTAMLAFLMSLQALGIDTMLPALGDIAADLGAKDPNDRQLVVGSYLIGMGVGSLIFGFLADRFGRRRVLLGGIAIYCVFDFLCMIITSFPAMIAFRFANGIVASAGGVIANAIVRDKYEGDAMARIVSMIATVFMVVPVLAPTIGQTILLFADWRSIFGVMFGMGIIMFLWVYFRLAETMAPENRQALSAKRIGHNFRVIVTNRDAIGYVFGATLVFGGLYGYINCSEQLVAVHFGLHEKFAYVFGGMAMCMAASNFVNSRIVEKHGARRVSHTALLMFVVTGALQWAAATFQPDNFLLFAPLMTVNLALIGFLGANFSSIALQPFQHFAGSASSLQSAMRVGGGAVLGAIVGGAYDGTARPLGMALFVLSLGGLLLILYSERGKLFQRRKGTIPQIVK from the coding sequence ATGCTGAAACTTCCCACGCCGCCCCGGGAACTTGGCCGGGCGGAATTCACCGCCATGCTGGCCTTCCTGATGTCGCTGCAAGCGCTGGGCATCGATACGATGCTGCCCGCGCTGGGCGATATCGCGGCCGATCTGGGCGCGAAGGACCCGAACGATCGTCAGCTGGTCGTGGGCAGCTATCTGATCGGCATGGGCGTGGGATCGCTGATCTTCGGATTTCTGGCCGACCGTTTCGGCCGCCGCCGCGTGCTGCTGGGCGGTATTGCAATCTATTGCGTGTTCGACTTCCTGTGCATGATCATCACCAGCTTTCCCGCGATGATCGCGTTCCGGTTCGCCAATGGGATCGTTGCGTCGGCAGGCGGCGTGATCGCCAATGCCATCGTACGCGATAAATACGAAGGCGACGCCATGGCCCGCATCGTGTCCATGATCGCCACGGTTTTCATGGTGGTACCTGTGCTGGCGCCGACAATCGGGCAGACGATCCTGTTGTTCGCGGACTGGCGATCGATTTTCGGCGTTATGTTCGGCATGGGCATCATCATGTTCCTGTGGGTCTATTTCCGCTTGGCGGAAACCATGGCACCGGAAAACCGTCAGGCATTAAGCGCAAAGCGCATCGGGCATAATTTTCGCGTAATCGTCACCAACCGCGACGCCATCGGCTATGTATTCGGCGCGACATTGGTGTTCGGGGGGCTGTACGGTTATATCAATTGTTCCGAACAGCTGGTGGCCGTGCATTTCGGCCTGCACGAAAAATTCGCCTATGTGTTCGGCGGCATGGCGATGTGCATGGCGGCCAGCAATTTCGTGAATTCGCGCATCGTGGAAAAACATGGCGCTCGGCGGGTTAGCCATACGGCGCTGCTGATGTTCGTGGTGACCGGCGCGCTGCAATGGGCAGCCGCGACGTTCCAGCCGGACAATTTCTTGCTATTCGCCCCGTTGATGACGGTCAATCTGGCGCTGATCGGTTTTCTCGGCGCGAATTTCAGCTCGATCGCATTGCAGCCGTTTCAGCATTTTGCCGGTTCGGCGTCCTCGCTACAATCGGCGATGCGCGTGGGCGGCGGTGCGGTTTTGGGCGCAATAGTGGGCGGAGCCTATGACGGCACCGCCCGGCCCTTGGGCATGGCCTTGTTCGTCCTGTCGCTAGGCGGCCTGCTGCTTATTCTTTATAGCGAGAGGGGCAAATTGTTCCAACGGCGCAAGGGCACGATTCCGCAGATCGTCAAATAG
- a CDS encoding VOC family protein — protein sequence MARITGPKITGLGGVFYVVKDPEATRAWYRDTLGIDGEYGPMLRWSEETGDAPYSLISHFKDDQYMKPGTASFMINLRVDDLDGFVAGLKAKGVDVLDSVDEGYGKFAWLLDPDGVKIELWQQCEAPPAD from the coding sequence ATGGCGAGAATTACCGGACCTAAGATTACAGGACTGGGCGGCGTCTTTTACGTCGTGAAAGACCCCGAAGCGACGCGGGCATGGTATCGCGACACGCTGGGGATCGACGGCGAATACGGACCGATGCTGCGCTGGTCGGAAGAAACCGGCGATGCGCCCTATTCGCTGATCAGCCATTTCAAGGACGATCAATATATGAAGCCCGGCACGGCCAGCTTCATGATCAACCTCAGGGTCGACGATCTCGACGGGTTCGTCGCAGGGCTGAAGGCCAAGGGTGTCGATGTGCTGGACAGCGTGGACGAGGGTTACGGCAAGTTCGCATGGCTGCTCGACCCCGACGGGGTAAAGATCGAGCTGTGGCAACAATGCGAGGCGCCGCCGGCTGATTAG